The region TTTTAAAAGTCACTAATGATTTTGTCCGTTCCATTTTTTATTAATTAATCATCTAATAAATAAAGGAGTTGAAAACAAATATGTTTCACAAAAGACCGATCTTTTGTCCACCAAAATATCATGTTAGAAATAAATATGTTAGACGAGTCCATCCAATCATTCATCCAGTTGTCCATGTTAATCGTATTAATGTAGTAGATGTACCAAAGCATATTGTTAAACCAATAAGAAGAACTGAAGTGGTGCAGCATAGGCGAAAGTTTCATTGCTGATAAATTCCACACTTGTCCATTACAAAGCATATTATTAATTCATAGACTATGGTATCGATTAAAAAGGGGGTGTAGCCATGAGCTACGATGGCGGACACGGTATGGGTGCAGGATTTGCATTAATTGTTGTACTCTTCATCCTCCTAATCATTGTTGGCACTGCGTATGTAGGTGGTGGATACTAGTCGGCTCTTAGTCTATACCATTAGAAATCAAACCACCATGGAAGAGGAGCATGATGTTGATTGCTTCTCTTCCTGTCTTTGTGCCATTTGTGGTATATCCTTATAATACTTTTAACATAAGGTTCCTCTTAGACAAATACATTCAAAAGGGTAAATTGGTGCAATTTGTTCAATTTCACAGTAGGATCATCCATTTTTCTTTTTATTCCACTGCTTCCGGATTCAGTTCTACTTCTATATTACCTCTTGTTGCTTTTGAATATGGGCATGCTTGATGGGCATCTTCGGTAAGCTGTTGCGCGTCTTCCGGATTGACGCCTTTGATTTTTACATTTAATTTAACCGCGATTTTAAACCCGTTATCTTCCGGATCCTTACAAAAGCTGACATCAGCGGTTGTTTCTGAATCAATTTTCTTATCCTGTTGTGAGGCAACCAGGTTTAGTGCTCCGTCGAAACACGCCGAATATGCAGCCGCGAAAAGTTGTTCCGGATTGGATCCTTTCGCTTCTTTATTTGTTGCCGGATTAACAAGATTCAAATCGATTAAACCATCACTTGATTTCACATGTCCATCACGACCATTCTTTGCTGTAGCACTTGACGTAAATATAACATTACTCATGATCGAAACACTCCTTTTGAACAAGTATTTATAGTTATTTGTTCCTCATTGTCCAGGCTATTAAACATAATCGAGAAAAGTCAGATTTTCACTACAGGAATGTTTTCTCATTGATTAGGGAAATAAACCGATCCACCTGTGGTAATTTCCGGGAGTCTTCCTGGTAGCAAATCCACGTATCTCTGGTTACACTTTCCCCGTTCATTTTTAATGGGATGTGCGGATATTCATCCATCAATCGGTCGGCAACACTCTTTGGCAAAACCGCCATTCCCAATCCTTCTTTCATAAATTGCTTACATGTCTCAATTTGATCCACCGTAATCATCTTGACAGGCTTGATCTGATCCTGATGATAATAAAGCCAATTATCAACGGCTTCGTGCATACTATCGTCACTCTTGAAGGAAATCAGCGGCCGCTCCTTTAGACCCGCTTTTGGGAATGTTACGGTATCGAAAAGGAATAACGGATCATCAAACAAGCGCTCGCAGGTTGAGTCTTTCAATGTTTCGCCACGAATGATGCAGACATGGTAATTTTTATGATCACGCTTGATCGCTTCACTTAATCCAGTTACAAGATCAATCGCAACTTTTGGATAAGAACGCGTATATTCCGCTAAAATTCCCGGCAAGAACCGTTGACTAACCAGCGTAGAACAGGCAATGGATAAGGTTCCCCGGATGTCATCACCAGACTCAGCCAATTGATTTTTAAACGCCTTTTCCTTGTTCACTACATCATTTGCATGATCCAAAATCATCTCTCCGGCCGGTGTTAATACAAGGCTTTTGGATGTACGAATAAAGATAGTCGTACCAAAATATTCTTCAATATATTTAAGACGCTGGGTAACTGCCGGCTGTGATATCAGTATCGCCTTGGCAGTCCCGCGAATCGTACCAATTTCCTGTAATTTTAATAATAGCTCGTAATCCTCGATTTTCATCGTATTTAGGCTCCCCTAAGTATAA is a window of Lentibacillus daqui DNA encoding:
- a CDS encoding YjcZ family sporulation protein, whose product is MGAGFALIVVLFILLIIVGTAYVGGGY
- a CDS encoding organic hydroperoxide resistance protein; its protein translation is MSNVIFTSSATAKNGRDGHVKSSDGLIDLNLVNPATNKEAKGSNPEQLFAAAYSACFDGALNLVASQQDKKIDSETTADVSFCKDPEDNGFKIAVKLNVKIKGVNPEDAQQLTEDAHQACPYSKATRGNIEVELNPEAVE
- a CDS encoding LysR family transcriptional regulator, with the translated sequence MKIEDYELLLKLQEIGTIRGTAKAILISQPAVTQRLKYIEEYFGTTIFIRTSKSLVLTPAGEMILDHANDVVNKEKAFKNQLAESGDDIRGTLSIACSTLVSQRFLPGILAEYTRSYPKVAIDLVTGLSEAIKRDHKNYHVCIIRGETLKDSTCERLFDDPLFLFDTVTFPKAGLKERPLISFKSDDSMHEAVDNWLYYHQDQIKPVKMITVDQIETCKQFMKEGLGMAVLPKSVADRLMDEYPHIPLKMNGESVTRDTWICYQEDSRKLPQVDRFISLINEKTFL